A section of the Humulus lupulus chromosome 2, drHumLupu1.1, whole genome shotgun sequence genome encodes:
- the LOC133813911 gene encoding secreted RxLR effector protein 161-like, producing the protein MKEMSKVPYSTALGCVMYIMVSTRPDIAHALSVLSRYMSNPGQEHWKALKWLIRYLKGTWNHGLIYKRVEDEMELQGFVDADYAANKDTRKSTTSYMFLSNQNCISWKVQQQSVVSLSTTESEFIATTESFKEAIWLKGILSELKVLKGKVTVYSDSQSSIHLCKNPVYHEKSKHIDIRLFWIREKIEEGVIELSKVRTEENLADVGTKVDISYTL; encoded by the exons ATGAAGGAAATGAGTAAGGTGCCATACTCTACTGCCTTGGGGTGTGTCATGTATATTATGGTCAGTACAAGGCCAGACATTGCTCATGCATTGAGTGTACTAAGTAGGTACATGTCAAACCCGGGTCAAGAACATTGGAAGGCTCTAAAATGGCTCATTAGATACTTGAAAGGCACCTGGAATCATGGTTTGATTTACAAGAGAGTTGAAGATGAAATGGAATTACAGGGTTTTGTAGATGCAGATTATGCAGCCAACAAGGATACCAGAAAATCGACCACATCTTACATGTTTCTATCTAATCAGAATTGCATAAGCTGGAAGGTACAACAACAATCAGTAGTTTCACTTTCAACTACTGAATCAGAGTTTATAGCCACCACAGAATCATTCAAGGAAGCAATTTGGCTAAAAGGGATACTGTCTGAATTGAAAGTTCTAAAAGGAAAGGTTACAGTCTACTCGGACAGTCAATCTTCAATTCATCTATGCAAAAATCCGGTGTATCATGAGAAAAGCAAACACATAGACATTAGACTATTCTGGATAAGAGAAAAGATAGAAGAAGGTGTCATTGAACTAAGCAAAGTGAGGACTGAAGAAAATCTTGCAGATGTTGGTACCAAG GTTGATATCTCCTACACGTTATAG